TGTGCATTTGATCATCATGTGTATATAACAGTTCTCCTATTCAAAAAGAGGTGCACTTAAACAGATAAGAGCGACAAACTTCTATTGGGCGATATAATATAAAGAAAAGAaaagactaaaaaaaaaaaaaaaaacatgcacCATTCCATCGAAGTCAAATTGATAACCGACCATCTGATGCCTAAACGTACAGCACGAACTACTGTAGTTGTGTATCATTTAAAAATCTCAATTAAGCATCTTGCGTTTGCAAAAGATTTTCATTTATCTTCATCATATTAGACTTTGCCTTATTGAGCTAAAAGCTAGGAATATTAATATGGGGAACAAAAAGTTACATAAATGGATAAGTTTAGCTTCTTTCTCCACTTTTATGATGCCAGCAGAAAACATCACAATTGGCAAAAATACAGACTGTATTCATAATTTCCATTCACAAAATGTTACATATTGTGTTTGCAAAAAACTGTATGTGGACTTATAAGTTTTTAAGGCTAGAAAAATTAAATGTTAAAAGAGAAATTTGTGAATTCTCCATTCATAATTGAGATGCTAAAACTTTTATCTTATTCTCTCAGAAGTACCAAAACATATACTCTCGGATTTTACATATTTTTAATTACTAATGCTCCCATAAAAACGACTGTTTTCATGAACTCGAAACAGTCAGTTTCATAGATAAGAATAATACCTTTCATAAATTCCATATACCCTCGAGTCACTATATATATAGTCTCCATTTGAGTTCCAATTTCCTCCAAACACAATTCATCTTCACATAACAAGCTCTATCTTATACCTACTAAATATTTTTTCACAATTTTTATTATATCACTCTATTATTAACATAATGACCATGGTTAATTACAAGATTGGTGTCTGAAAAGCCAGTGGTAATTTTTAGTAAAAGTACTTGTTGCATGTCTCATACAGTAAAAACTCTGATTTACAGCTTTGGGGCTAACCCAACAGTTTATGAGCTAGATGAACATCCTAATGGGCAACAAATAGAGACAGAGTTACAAGGATTAGGGTGTAAGACGAAGGTGCCGGTCATATTTATAGGGCAAGAGCTGATTGGAGGTCCAAATGAGATCATGACACTCCATCTCAAGGACAAATTAGTCAAACTGCTCAAGAAGGCCAATGC
This genomic stretch from Rutidosis leptorrhynchoides isolate AG116_Rl617_1_P2 chromosome 11, CSIRO_AGI_Rlap_v1, whole genome shotgun sequence harbors:
- the LOC139877116 gene encoding monothiol glutaredoxin-S2-like, producing TRLVSEKPVVIFSKSTCCMSHTVKTLIYSFGANPTVYELDEHPNGQQIETELQGLGCKTKVPVIFIGQELIGGPNEIMTLHLKDKLVKLLKKANAIWV